The following coding sequences are from one Streptomyces sp. NBC_01232 window:
- a CDS encoding molybdopterin oxidoreductase family protein encodes MTATEPAGPVPLPLDPSIAPPGTRTFRDAGGIPADQWHADQNGETLVPTHCCFCGVQCGMYLRVDRAGKVFGVEPRNHDINRMRLCPKGINAYQQVNHPDRLTAPLMRRSRDEEFREASWDEALDFTVAEIRRIQGAHGNDAFGLLGGASLYSEKTYLVGKFARVALKTRHVDYNGRLCMVSAAGANKLAFGIDRAGNPFSDILLTDCLLIAGSNVGECFPVMTQYVWGARDRGASLIVVDPRETAVARTADIHVALRPGTDSAFFNAVLNVIIAEGLTDEPYLAAHTTGWDEVREAVQGYPPSRAAEICGVPEEQIVRVARTFGRAAKAMAFHARGVEHHSQGVENCLSIINLCVATGNLGKPGAGYGTITGQGNGQGGREHGQKADLLPGGRSILNEEHRRQISRIWGIEESDLPQAGTSMMEMVWQMQRREIRGLIGICNNPFVSLPNYRTVKEGYDTLEFHAQFDFFLSETAANAHVVFPVTVWAEDEGVMANTEARVVKHNKAQEPPAGVRTDTWVMCELARRLGAGDKFAFAGSREVFDELRLASAGTVNDYFGITYERLEETGGIAWPCPSLEHPGTPRLFEGGRTYHPDGKVHLQVVEWHAPVDPYTEEYPLSLTTGRTVAHFLSGNQTRRLGALVEQTPRPWVEVHPSHGYRNGDPVRVVTRRGSEVFPALVTEAIRPDTVFIPYHWPVPTAANALTIDALDPRSKIPEYKVCAARIEPADRVDEVPAPPTAPGHEAYPETQVSRADPLPPTSSQGRGTAERS; translated from the coding sequence GTGACCGCGACGGAACCCGCCGGCCCCGTTCCGCTGCCCCTGGACCCTTCGATCGCCCCGCCCGGCACCCGCACCTTCCGCGACGCGGGCGGCATCCCCGCCGACCAGTGGCACGCCGACCAGAACGGCGAGACCCTCGTCCCCACCCACTGCTGCTTCTGCGGCGTGCAGTGCGGGATGTACCTGCGCGTGGACCGGGCCGGCAAGGTCTTCGGCGTGGAGCCCCGCAACCACGACATCAACCGGATGCGGCTGTGCCCCAAGGGCATCAACGCCTATCAGCAGGTCAACCACCCCGACCGGCTGACCGCGCCGCTCATGCGGCGCTCCCGGGACGAGGAGTTCCGTGAGGCCTCCTGGGACGAGGCCCTCGACTTCACCGTCGCCGAGATCCGCCGCATCCAGGGGGCCCACGGCAACGACGCCTTCGGGCTGCTCGGCGGCGCCAGCCTGTACTCCGAGAAGACCTACCTGGTCGGCAAGTTCGCCCGGGTCGCGCTGAAGACCCGGCACGTCGACTACAACGGCCGCCTGTGCATGGTCAGCGCGGCGGGCGCCAACAAGCTCGCCTTCGGCATCGACCGGGCCGGCAACCCCTTCTCCGACATCCTCCTCACCGACTGCCTGCTGATCGCCGGGTCGAACGTGGGCGAGTGCTTCCCCGTGATGACCCAGTACGTCTGGGGAGCCCGCGACCGGGGCGCCTCGCTGATCGTCGTCGACCCGCGCGAGACGGCCGTCGCCCGCACCGCCGACATCCACGTCGCCCTCAGGCCCGGCACCGACTCGGCCTTCTTCAACGCCGTGCTGAACGTGATCATCGCCGAGGGCCTGACCGACGAGCCCTACCTGGCGGCGCACACCACGGGCTGGGACGAGGTCCGGGAGGCCGTCCAGGGCTACCCGCCCTCCCGCGCGGCCGAGATCTGCGGCGTACCCGAGGAACAGATCGTCCGGGTCGCCCGCACCTTCGGACGCGCGGCCAAGGCCATGGCCTTCCACGCCCGCGGGGTGGAACACCACTCGCAGGGCGTCGAGAACTGCCTGTCCATCATCAACCTGTGCGTGGCCACCGGAAACCTCGGCAAACCGGGAGCCGGCTACGGCACCATCACCGGCCAGGGCAACGGTCAGGGCGGCCGCGAGCACGGCCAGAAGGCGGACCTCCTTCCCGGCGGCCGGTCCATCCTGAACGAGGAGCACCGCCGCCAGATCTCCCGGATCTGGGGCATCGAGGAGTCGGACCTCCCGCAAGCCGGCACCTCCATGATGGAGATGGTCTGGCAGATGCAACGGAGAGAGATCCGCGGTCTGATCGGCATCTGCAACAACCCCTTCGTGTCGCTCCCCAACTACCGGACGGTCAAGGAGGGCTACGACACCCTCGAATTCCACGCGCAGTTCGACTTCTTCCTCTCCGAGACCGCGGCCAACGCACACGTGGTCTTCCCGGTCACCGTGTGGGCGGAGGACGAGGGCGTCATGGCGAACACCGAGGCCCGCGTGGTCAAGCACAACAAGGCGCAGGAGCCCCCCGCCGGGGTGCGAACCGACACCTGGGTGATGTGCGAGCTCGCACGCCGGCTCGGAGCCGGTGACAAGTTCGCCTTCGCCGGCTCCCGCGAGGTGTTCGACGAGCTGCGCCTCGCCTCCGCCGGCACGGTCAACGACTACTTCGGGATCACCTACGAACGGCTGGAGGAGACCGGCGGAATCGCGTGGCCCTGCCCCTCCCTCGAACACCCGGGAACACCAAGGCTGTTCGAGGGCGGCCGGACCTACCACCCCGACGGCAAGGTCCACCTGCAGGTCGTCGAGTGGCACGCGCCCGTGGACCCCTACACCGAGGAGTACCCGCTCTCCCTCACCACCGGCCGCACCGTCGCGCACTTCCTCTCCGGCAACCAGACCCGCCGCCTGGGTGCCCTGGTCGAACAGACCCCGCGTCCCTGGGTGGAGGTCCACCCCTCGCACGGCTACCGCAACGGCGACCCGGTGCGGGTGGTCACCCGGCGCGGCAGCGAGGTCTTCCCGGCCCTGGTCACCGAGGCCATCCGCCCGGACACGGTCTTCATCCCCTACCACTGGCCCGTACCGACGGCCGCGAACGCCCTGACCATCGACGCCCTCGACCCCCGCTCGAAGATCCCGGAGTACAAGGTGTGCGCCGCCCGGATCGAGCCCGCCGACCGCGTCGACGAGGTCCCCGCGCCTCCCACGGCCCCGGGCCACGAGGCCTACCCGGAGACCCAGGTCTCCCGTGCCGACCCCCTGCCCCCCACGTCCTCGCAGGGACGCGGCACGGCGGAGAGGAGCTGA
- a CDS encoding MFS transporter produces the protein MPEPSEALAEPNPPSGGPGSAEAAEGPPATAPPDPGPGSRRSVAARATLAGTVVSLLLVAAIVLGSRMLRDFDAALLPYAVATVFLAFGVAHRYTVWVSAPGARRLFRKGFGSLFSADNFRRAPTALPKMTATYLGLQKFLGARSRGRWAAHQLIFWGCILAALITFPLTWGWFTFTSDSGSGPGYEMRIWGFKVLGFDSLDIVGQLMFHGLDIAAVLVIPGASYFLWRRMKDRGAITGQRFAYDLLPLICLIVISVTGLLLTFSSIFLHGGGYEFLAVLHMVSVVFTLIYIPFGKFFHIVQRPAAVGMQLFKYTARQDEQVFACKRCGEPVDTTPYVENLRGTMQDLKLDFNAFVEYCPRCKRVLRGNAYLTQVKRGFK, from the coding sequence GTGCCCGAGCCATCAGAAGCCCTCGCCGAGCCGAACCCTCCCTCCGGGGGCCCCGGCTCCGCCGAGGCCGCTGAGGGCCCGCCGGCCACGGCGCCGCCGGATCCCGGCCCGGGCAGCCGGCGGTCGGTCGCCGCCCGGGCCACCCTGGCCGGCACCGTCGTCTCCCTCCTGCTGGTCGCCGCGATCGTGCTGGGCAGCCGGATGCTGCGCGACTTCGACGCCGCGCTGCTGCCGTATGCCGTCGCCACCGTCTTCCTGGCCTTCGGCGTGGCCCACCGGTACACGGTCTGGGTCTCCGCGCCCGGCGCGCGCCGCCTCTTCAGGAAGGGGTTCGGCAGCCTCTTCTCGGCCGACAACTTCCGCCGGGCGCCCACCGCCCTGCCGAAGATGACCGCCACCTACCTCGGCCTCCAGAAGTTCCTCGGCGCCCGCTCGCGCGGCCGCTGGGCCGCCCACCAGCTCATCTTCTGGGGCTGCATCCTGGCGGCGCTCATCACCTTCCCGCTGACCTGGGGCTGGTTCACCTTCACCTCCGACAGCGGCTCCGGCCCCGGCTACGAGATGCGGATCTGGGGGTTCAAGGTCCTCGGCTTCGACTCGCTGGACATCGTGGGCCAGCTGATGTTCCACGGCCTGGACATCGCCGCCGTGCTGGTCATCCCCGGTGCCTCGTACTTCCTGTGGCGCAGGATGAAGGACCGGGGCGCCATCACCGGCCAGCGCTTCGCCTACGACCTGCTGCCACTGATCTGCCTGATCGTGATCTCCGTGACGGGGCTGCTGCTGACCTTCTCGTCGATCTTCCTGCACGGCGGCGGCTACGAGTTCCTGGCCGTCCTGCACATGGTGTCGGTGGTGTTCACCCTCATCTACATCCCGTTCGGGAAGTTCTTCCACATCGTCCAGCGCCCGGCCGCGGTCGGCATGCAGCTGTTCAAGTACACGGCGCGGCAGGACGAGCAGGTCTTCGCCTGCAAGCGGTGCGGCGAGCCCGTCGACACCACCCCGTACGTGGAGAACCTGCGCGGCACGATGCAGGACCTGAAGCTCGACTTCAACGCCTTCGTCGAATACTGCCCGCGCTGCAAACGGGTACTGCGGGGCAACGCCTACCTGACCCAGGTCAAGAGGGGCTTCAAGTGA
- a CDS encoding ABC transporter permease has translation MSLPALKGPYWVTVRQHRRVLWVLPSAAVAGLAAVVALRVWAVDPDADGVMTQTPNHAYSLLRICMEWAGGVLLFLPLLVGAFVAGPMIARELESGTWRLALSQSITPRAWLGAKVVVAAAVAVLGSAALAGVYRLGWSRVYGSYQFHWADRGPYEAGGPVLIGYCLLAVAVGALVGQLIRRTLVAMAVTGLLTGLVLLCLGAVRWSLLSVETTTGPLSGSLAGRMPGSAMLVDSGYLTATGERLPGYVCFQRTHSLQDCPVDLNVTGWYTDFHPISHYWLTQLVETSIVLALASAALYAAFRLGRARRG, from the coding sequence ATGAGCCTGCCTGCACTGAAGGGCCCGTACTGGGTCACGGTCCGCCAGCACCGGCGCGTGCTGTGGGTGCTTCCCTCGGCCGCGGTCGCGGGCCTCGCCGCGGTGGTCGCCCTGCGCGTGTGGGCCGTGGACCCGGACGCCGACGGGGTGATGACGCAGACCCCGAACCACGCGTACAGCCTGCTGCGGATCTGTATGGAGTGGGCGGGCGGGGTACTGCTGTTCCTGCCGCTGCTGGTGGGGGCCTTCGTGGCCGGCCCGATGATCGCCCGTGAGCTGGAGAGCGGCACGTGGCGGCTCGCCCTCTCCCAGTCGATCACGCCGAGGGCCTGGCTCGGTGCGAAGGTCGTCGTGGCCGCGGCGGTCGCCGTGCTCGGTTCGGCCGCGCTGGCCGGGGTCTACCGCCTCGGCTGGTCCCGGGTGTACGGCTCCTACCAGTTCCACTGGGCCGATCGAGGACCGTACGAAGCGGGCGGCCCGGTGCTCATCGGCTACTGCCTGCTCGCCGTCGCCGTCGGAGCACTCGTGGGGCAGCTGATCCGGCGCACCCTCGTCGCCATGGCGGTCACCGGCCTCCTCACCGGCCTGGTGCTGCTGTGCCTCGGCGCCGTGCGGTGGTCGCTCCTTTCCGTGGAGACCACTACCGGGCCCCTGTCCGGGAGCCTGGCGGGGCGGATGCCCGGGTCGGCCATGCTGGTGGATTCGGGATACCTCACCGCCACGGGCGAACGCCTGCCCGGATACGTCTGCTTCCAGCGGACCCACAGCCTGCAGGACTGCCCCGTCGACCTGAACGTCACCGGCTGGTACACCGACTTCCACCCGATCTCGCACTACTGGCTGACGCAGCTCGTCGAAACCTCCATCGTGCTGGCCCTGGCCTCCGCCGCCCTCTACGCGGCCTTCCGGCTCGGGCGCGCCCGGCGCGGCTGA
- a CDS encoding ABC transporter ATP-binding protein, whose amino-acid sequence MTEPVIEAQGLGLRYGRRGGWALRDCSFRLPEGRVCALVGPNGAGKSTLLSIAAGLVQPTEGALRTAPREAVAYVGQDKPLYPQLTVAETLRMGRELNPGRWDAKAAERIVEGGALDQGARVRTLSGGQRTRVALALALGKRPDLLLLDEPMADLDPLARHQLMGTLMADAAEHGTSVVMSSHILTELEGACDHLLLVDGGRVRLSGPIDEVQAAHLLLTGPAAASAELAAHTVVETRVTGRLLTALVRPRGTVDSGTWQTTRPFLEELLLAHLRSPDAPAFAADGSLDGSIGTAGVTA is encoded by the coding sequence ATGACCGAACCGGTGATAGAGGCGCAGGGCCTCGGCCTGCGCTACGGACGCAGGGGAGGCTGGGCGCTGCGCGACTGCTCCTTCCGGCTCCCCGAGGGCCGGGTGTGCGCGCTCGTGGGTCCCAACGGCGCCGGAAAATCAACACTGCTGAGCATCGCGGCCGGGCTCGTGCAGCCCACGGAGGGCGCGCTCCGCACGGCGCCCCGCGAGGCAGTGGCGTACGTGGGCCAGGACAAGCCCCTCTACCCGCAGCTCACCGTCGCCGAGACCCTGCGCATGGGACGCGAGCTCAACCCCGGCCGCTGGGACGCGAAGGCGGCGGAGCGGATCGTGGAGGGCGGGGCGCTCGACCAGGGCGCCAGGGTCCGTACCCTCTCCGGCGGCCAGCGCACCCGGGTCGCCCTGGCCCTGGCCCTCGGCAAGCGCCCCGACCTGCTCCTGCTGGACGAGCCGATGGCCGACCTCGACCCGCTCGCCCGGCACCAGCTCATGGGCACCCTCATGGCCGACGCCGCCGAGCACGGCACCTCCGTCGTGATGTCCTCGCACATCCTCACGGAGCTGGAGGGCGCCTGCGACCACCTGCTGCTCGTCGACGGCGGCCGGGTCCGTCTCTCCGGCCCCATCGACGAGGTCCAGGCGGCCCATCTGCTACTCACCGGCCCCGCCGCCGCTTCCGCCGAACTCGCCGCGCACACCGTCGTCGAGACCCGCGTCACCGGGCGCCTGCTCACCGCGCTCGTACGGCCGCGGGGAACCGTCGACAGCGGGACCTGGCAGACGACACGTCCCTTCCTGGAGGAACTCCTGCTCGCCCACCTGCGTTCGCCCGACGCGCCGGCCTTCGCCGCCGACGGGTCCCTCGACGGCTCCATCGGCACCGCAGGGGTGACGGCATGA
- a CDS encoding GntR family transcriptional regulator — translation MLAYRIDRRSGIATYLQIVQQTKQALRLGLLEPGDKLPTAREVVEATAINPNTVLKAYRELEREGLVEARRGLGTFIRKSLGDARTDSPLAGELADWAGRAREAGMERDDVAALFASVLEQHFKGDGDS, via the coding sequence GTGCTCGCATACCGGATCGACCGTCGCAGCGGCATCGCCACGTACCTGCAGATCGTCCAGCAGACCAAGCAGGCTCTGCGCCTGGGGCTGCTGGAGCCCGGCGACAAACTGCCGACCGCACGCGAGGTCGTGGAAGCCACCGCCATCAACCCGAACACCGTCCTCAAGGCGTACCGCGAGCTGGAGCGCGAAGGGCTCGTCGAGGCCAGGCGGGGCCTCGGCACCTTCATCCGGAAGTCCCTGGGCGACGCCCGGACCGACTCTCCGCTGGCCGGTGAACTCGCCGACTGGGCGGGGCGGGCCCGGGAGGCCGGGATGGAACGGGACGACGTGGCCGCGCTCTTCGCATCCGTACTGGAACAACACTTCAAGGGGGACGGCGACTCATGA
- a CDS encoding low temperature requirement protein A: MAYSPMTARSPGELHRAATPLELFFDLCFVVAIAQAGARLVHSLAEGHPGAGVVGYFFVFFGVWWAWMNFTWFASAYDVDDVPYRIATLMQIAGVLVYAAGVSRAFDDNDWAVAVTGYIIMRVALTAQWLRAASGEQGEARAAALKYAAGLVICQLGWIGLLFVPDDLKRWTFLVLLVAELAVPVIAERGHQTPWHAHHIVERYGLFTIIVLGETIAAATVAVKSGIDEHEALDRLLPIAAGGLLIVFAAWWIYFAVPMHEHLRSNREAIPWGYGHLLIFASGAAIGAGIEVAVEHAVGKAHISQVAANASVMVPTALFLLMVWLLHSRHFKRGPAQQLVLPVSALVTLACTWTGTHAVLWAGLVGVLTVTAGLLLSTRFGATSAA, encoded by the coding sequence ATGGCCTACTCCCCCATGACCGCCCGCAGCCCCGGCGAGCTCCACCGGGCCGCCACCCCGCTGGAGCTGTTCTTCGACCTCTGCTTCGTCGTCGCCATCGCGCAGGCGGGCGCCCGGCTGGTGCACTCGCTCGCGGAGGGCCATCCCGGCGCCGGGGTCGTCGGCTACTTCTTCGTCTTCTTCGGCGTGTGGTGGGCCTGGATGAACTTCACCTGGTTCGCCTCGGCGTACGACGTGGACGACGTCCCGTACCGGATCGCGACGCTCATGCAGATCGCGGGCGTGCTCGTGTACGCGGCCGGGGTGAGCCGGGCCTTCGACGACAACGACTGGGCGGTCGCCGTCACCGGCTACATCATCATGCGCGTCGCCCTGACGGCCCAGTGGCTGCGGGCCGCCTCCGGGGAACAGGGCGAGGCCCGGGCGGCAGCGCTGAAGTACGCGGCCGGGCTGGTGATCTGTCAGCTGGGCTGGATCGGCCTGCTGTTCGTCCCCGACGACCTCAAGCGCTGGACGTTCCTCGTCCTGCTCGTCGCCGAGCTGGCGGTTCCGGTCATCGCCGAACGCGGGCACCAGACGCCCTGGCACGCGCACCACATCGTGGAGCGGTACGGCCTGTTCACCATCATCGTGCTCGGCGAGACGATCGCCGCGGCCACGGTGGCCGTCAAGTCCGGGATCGACGAGCACGAGGCGCTGGACCGGCTGCTGCCCATCGCCGCGGGCGGTCTGCTGATCGTCTTCGCCGCGTGGTGGATCTACTTCGCCGTACCGATGCACGAGCACCTGAGGTCCAACCGCGAGGCCATCCCGTGGGGCTACGGGCACCTGCTGATCTTCGCCTCGGGCGCGGCGATCGGCGCCGGCATCGAGGTCGCCGTCGAGCACGCGGTCGGCAAGGCGCACATCTCCCAGGTCGCCGCGAACGCCTCCGTCATGGTCCCGACCGCGCTGTTCCTGCTGATGGTGTGGCTGCTGCACTCCCGCCACTTCAAGCGCGGCCCCGCCCAGCAGCTGGTCCTGCCGGTGTCGGCCCTCGTGACGCTCGCCTGCACCTGGACGGGCACCCACGCCGTGCTGTGGGCGGGTCTGGTCGGGGTGCTGACGGTGACGGCCGGCCTGCTCCTCTCCACACGGTTCGGGGCCACCTCCGCCGCCTGA
- a CDS encoding cytochrome P450, with protein sequence MTLPAQRHGTDPGRELAEPGFWQQPPAHRLAAFARLRAADGPVLVPEGSGPGHWALVRHAQVQEASRLPKVFASAPGVTTPEPARWVRALFGDSMVNLDGPDHAQLRKIVQRAFTPRLLAAAEEDIHAVAARIVDDVLDEQPDEFVSAVASRLPLEVICNMMGIPEHYRAEIADRVNHASENIGVERGLASRLRMPGRGLRALARMQRMVAGIGRERRKNPTDDLISALVCANVDGQALGARQLGAFFSLLMVAGVETTRNAITHGLTLLTDHADQRDLLLSDFEKYADGAVDEMIRHSTPIIQFRRTVAAEHTMDGHVFRPGDKVVLYYASANRDEAVFPDPDAFVITRSPNPHLGFGGGGPHFCLGAHLARVEMKALFRELLTRPVGLRAVGLPDLAGSNFDNRVRSLKFAFERP encoded by the coding sequence ATGACACTCCCGGCACAACGCCACGGCACCGACCCCGGCAGGGAGCTGGCCGAGCCAGGCTTCTGGCAGCAGCCCCCCGCCCACCGCCTCGCCGCCTTCGCCCGGCTGCGCGCCGCCGACGGCCCGGTGCTCGTCCCCGAAGGGAGCGGCCCCGGCCACTGGGCCCTCGTACGCCACGCCCAGGTGCAGGAGGCCAGCCGCCTCCCCAAGGTCTTCGCCAGCGCCCCCGGGGTCACCACCCCCGAGCCGGCCCGCTGGGTCAGGGCCCTCTTCGGGGACTCGATGGTCAATCTGGACGGCCCCGACCACGCCCAGCTGCGCAAGATCGTCCAGCGCGCCTTCACGCCCCGCCTGCTGGCGGCCGCCGAGGAGGACATCCACGCCGTGGCCGCCCGCATCGTGGACGACGTACTGGATGAGCAGCCCGACGAGTTCGTCTCCGCCGTGGCCTCCCGGCTGCCCCTGGAGGTCATCTGCAACATGATGGGCATCCCGGAGCACTACCGCGCCGAGATCGCCGACCGCGTCAACCACGCCTCCGAGAACATCGGCGTGGAGCGGGGCCTGGCCTCCCGGCTGCGGATGCCCGGGCGCGGGCTGCGCGCGCTCGCCCGTATGCAGCGGATGGTGGCGGGCATCGGGCGGGAGCGGCGCAAGAACCCCACCGACGACCTGATCTCGGCGCTGGTCTGCGCGAACGTCGACGGCCAGGCCCTCGGGGCCCGCCAGCTCGGCGCCTTCTTCTCGCTGTTGATGGTCGCGGGGGTGGAGACCACCCGCAACGCCATCACCCACGGCCTGACCCTGCTGACCGACCATGCGGACCAGCGGGACCTGCTGCTCTCGGACTTCGAGAAGTACGCGGACGGCGCGGTGGACGAGATGATCCGCCACTCGACGCCGATCATCCAGTTCCGCCGAACGGTGGCCGCCGAACACACGATGGACGGGCACGTGTTCCGGCCGGGCGACAAGGTGGTCCTGTACTACGCCTCCGCCAACCGCGACGAGGCGGTCTTCCCCGACCCCGATGCCTTCGTCATCACCCGATCGCCCAATCCGCACCTGGGGTTCGGCGGCGGCGGCCCGCACTTCTGCCTGGGCGCGCACCTGGCCCGGGTGGAGATGAAGGCCCTCTTCCGCGAACTGCTCACCCGGCCGGTCGGGCTGCGGGCCGTGGGGCTGCCCGACCTGGCGGGGTCGAACTTCGACAACCGGGTCCGCTCGCTGAAGTTCGCCTTCGAGCGGCCCTGA
- a CDS encoding DUF5949 family protein, with translation MTSTQAEIDRSQLGTLSVLAWIGDPEEAHDIPYLLAYTLGDGPQGREAGEAAARGLLEEIGLPIGDVVMDGTLKAATFPVQILLEGNQIALTLPGMNARCTAPDEWVAAADESGQAYFLFATRAWPEAVPGRPVAPETLQAFAGDESVLTSSAHCVLAVRRVQR, from the coding sequence ATGACTTCTACTCAAGCCGAAATCGACCGGTCCCAGCTCGGCACTCTTTCGGTGCTCGCCTGGATCGGAGACCCCGAAGAGGCGCACGACATCCCCTACCTCCTCGCCTACACCCTGGGTGACGGACCGCAGGGCCGGGAGGCCGGGGAGGCGGCGGCCCGCGGACTGCTGGAGGAGATCGGCCTGCCCATCGGGGACGTGGTCATGGACGGCACCCTCAAGGCGGCCACCTTCCCGGTGCAGATCCTGCTGGAGGGCAACCAGATCGCGCTCACCCTGCCCGGGATGAACGCGCGCTGCACCGCCCCCGACGAGTGGGTGGCCGCGGCGGACGAGAGCGGGCAGGCGTACTTCCTCTTCGCCACCCGCGCCTGGCCGGAGGCGGTCCCGGGCCGGCCGGTCGCGCCGGAGACCCTGCAGGCCTTCGCGGGCGACGAGTCGGTGCTCACCAGCAGCGCCCACTGCGTGCTCGCCGTGCGGCGCGTGCAGCGGTAG
- a CDS encoding DUF6299 family protein, with amino-acid sequence MRISARRMTLTAFSALAASTLFTAPAGATVFNQAISVHHDAYVAEDGSVTLSGMYHCEQASPMGAMQIKATLAQGDGGRLSIGAEQIVCDGQERRWVANAPGAFVNVRPGRAVVTAELQEVRLSGLMPKSVATVAQDRQDVEIRRH; translated from the coding sequence ATGCGCATCTCCGCCCGCCGAATGACCCTGACGGCCTTCTCCGCACTGGCCGCCAGCACGCTCTTCACCGCCCCCGCCGGCGCCACCGTTTTCAATCAGGCGATTTCCGTGCACCACGACGCCTACGTCGCCGAGGACGGCTCCGTCACCCTTTCCGGGATGTACCACTGCGAGCAGGCGTCACCCATGGGGGCGATGCAGATCAAGGCGACCCTCGCGCAGGGTGACGGCGGCCGGCTGAGCATCGGCGCGGAGCAGATCGTCTGCGACGGCCAGGAGCGGCGCTGGGTCGCCAACGCGCCGGGCGCCTTCGTGAACGTGCGCCCGGGCCGCGCGGTGGTCACCGCGGAGCTCCAGGAGGTCCGGCTCTCCGGCCTGATGCCCAAGTCGGTCGCCACCGTCGCCCAGGACCGGCAGGACGTCGAGATCCGCAGGCACTGA